A window from Polyangium spumosum encodes these proteins:
- a CDS encoding SPFH domain-containing protein, translating into MIPIIMVLGLTAFVVVGFVVYTLKNLLLVSSPNEVLILSGGTFQVGSREVGYRSVRGGRAVRIPLLERVDRMDLNNIPVEISVKGAYSKGGIPLNVQGVAHVKLPGEEPRLSNAVERFLGKAQGEIAAIARETLEGNVRGVLAQLTPEQVNQDKTAFADKLLEEAEHDMQRMGLVLDTLKIQNVTDDANYLNSIGRIRGASVRMDASIVEARTQAQSAEQKAENWAKSEVAKIDADLAIAKQETEKRVKDAMSRREAMIQEAKGQVLAQIAQVKAEINRQKARALQVERQLQADVIQPHDAERRNLEEQARGEAAKIIEIGKAEAEALHRIVDEIRKAGPGALEILALQQMMPLLPHIAGSRTPIKIGSLSVLPGGDDASLARKAIAVTEQIRAATGLDLTDVARRLGTSAPAPALAAPPPPQQVATKTAPPPGRTPRA; encoded by the coding sequence GTGATCCCCATCATCATGGTCCTCGGCCTCACCGCGTTCGTCGTGGTGGGCTTCGTCGTCTACACGCTGAAGAACCTCCTGCTCGTGAGCTCGCCGAACGAGGTCTTGATCCTCTCCGGCGGCACGTTTCAGGTCGGCTCGCGCGAGGTCGGTTATCGCTCCGTGCGTGGCGGCCGCGCCGTGCGGATCCCGCTGCTCGAGCGCGTCGATCGGATGGACCTCAACAACATCCCGGTCGAGATCTCCGTGAAGGGCGCCTACTCGAAGGGCGGCATCCCGCTCAACGTGCAGGGCGTCGCGCACGTGAAGCTGCCGGGCGAGGAGCCGCGGCTCTCCAACGCGGTCGAGCGTTTCCTCGGCAAGGCGCAGGGCGAGATCGCGGCGATCGCGCGCGAGACGCTCGAGGGCAACGTGCGCGGCGTGCTCGCGCAGCTCACGCCCGAGCAGGTCAACCAGGACAAGACCGCGTTCGCCGACAAGCTGCTCGAGGAGGCCGAGCACGACATGCAGCGCATGGGCCTCGTGCTCGACACGCTGAAGATCCAGAACGTCACCGACGACGCGAACTACCTGAACTCGATCGGCCGCATCCGCGGCGCGAGCGTGCGCATGGACGCGAGCATCGTCGAGGCGAGGACGCAGGCGCAGTCGGCCGAGCAGAAGGCCGAGAACTGGGCGAAGAGCGAGGTCGCCAAGATCGACGCGGACCTCGCCATCGCCAAGCAGGAGACGGAGAAACGCGTCAAGGACGCGATGAGCCGCCGCGAGGCGATGATCCAGGAGGCGAAGGGCCAGGTCCTCGCGCAGATCGCGCAGGTCAAGGCGGAGATCAACCGCCAGAAGGCCCGCGCGCTCCAGGTCGAGCGGCAGCTCCAGGCCGACGTGATCCAGCCGCACGACGCCGAGCGGCGCAACCTCGAGGAGCAGGCGCGCGGCGAGGCGGCCAAGATCATCGAGATCGGCAAGGCCGAGGCCGAGGCGCTGCACCGCATCGTCGACGAGATCCGCAAGGCGGGGCCGGGCGCGCTGGAGATCCTCGCGCTCCAGCAGATGATGCCGCTCCTGCCGCACATCGCGGGCTCCCGCACGCCGATCAAGATCGGCTCGCTCTCGGTCCTGCCGGGCGGAGACGACGCCTCGCTCGCGCGCAAGGCGATCGCCGTGACCGAGCAGATCCGCGCGGCCACGGGGCTCGATCTGACCGACGTCGCGCGCCGCCTCGGCACGAGCGCACCGGCGCCCGCGCTCGCGGCGCCTCCGCCGCCGCAGCAGGTCGCCACGAAGACCGCGCCTCCGCCGGGCCGCACGCCGCGCGCCTGA
- a CDS encoding flotillin family protein yields the protein MGYHLLGSALLASIDAQRRTRPSYPATSGSGTPDLDQAVFVLLAAGGVIVLFGIFVAILRQFLFICRPNEILVFSGRKHVLPDGTVSGYKILHGGRGFRMPFLESVSRMDMRLFPVEVQVHNAYSKGGIPLSVHAIANVKIASNDTGVRNAVERFLGVSPVQIAIAAQQTLEGVLREVISQLTPEEVNEDRLKFAETLVENARDDFDKLGLELDVLKVQHVSDDQHYLANLGRGRIATMLRDAANAENAANQAVAEAQAAARQAAETATKRAETVIAQSRNGYRAESAKLEAEAKQIENEAEIAAETERAMAEQELQSLRGELEKLRLNCDVILPAEANRKAQELKARGEAAPTVENGKATAEALRLVAQEWAAAGQLAKDAYVLQQLRQLVTAAAARVAQTQIGEVNVVAGNDVEAFSALVAAYPAAVTRVLQETGRAMGLDIQQILGSHGRAS from the coding sequence ATGGGGTATCATCTTCTCGGCAGTGCCTTGCTCGCGTCGATCGACGCGCAGCGGCGCACGCGCCCTTCGTATCCAGCGACGTCGGGCTCGGGGACGCCCGACCTCGATCAAGCCGTCTTCGTCCTGCTCGCGGCGGGCGGCGTCATCGTCCTGTTCGGGATCTTCGTGGCGATCCTGCGGCAGTTCCTGTTCATTTGCCGGCCGAACGAGATCCTCGTCTTCAGCGGCCGCAAGCACGTCCTGCCCGACGGCACCGTGAGCGGCTACAAGATCCTGCACGGCGGACGTGGCTTCCGCATGCCCTTCCTCGAGAGCGTGAGCCGCATGGACATGCGGCTCTTCCCGGTCGAGGTCCAGGTGCACAACGCCTACTCGAAGGGCGGCATCCCGCTCAGCGTGCACGCGATCGCCAACGTGAAGATCGCGAGCAACGACACGGGCGTGCGCAACGCCGTCGAGCGCTTCCTCGGCGTCTCGCCCGTGCAGATCGCGATCGCGGCGCAGCAGACGCTCGAAGGCGTGCTGCGTGAGGTCATCTCGCAGCTCACGCCCGAGGAGGTGAACGAGGATCGGCTCAAGTTCGCCGAGACGCTCGTGGAGAACGCGCGCGACGACTTCGACAAGCTCGGGCTCGAGCTCGACGTGCTCAAGGTCCAGCACGTCTCCGACGATCAGCACTACCTCGCGAACCTCGGTCGCGGCCGGATCGCGACCATGCTGCGCGACGCGGCGAACGCCGAGAACGCGGCGAACCAGGCCGTGGCCGAGGCGCAGGCGGCGGCCCGTCAGGCGGCCGAGACGGCGACGAAGCGCGCCGAGACGGTGATCGCGCAGAGCCGCAACGGCTACCGCGCCGAGAGCGCGAAGCTCGAAGCGGAGGCCAAGCAGATCGAGAACGAGGCCGAGATCGCGGCCGAGACCGAGCGCGCCATGGCCGAGCAGGAGCTGCAGTCCCTGCGCGGCGAGCTGGAGAAGCTCCGCCTCAACTGCGACGTCATCCTGCCCGCCGAGGCGAACCGCAAGGCGCAGGAGCTCAAGGCACGCGGCGAGGCGGCGCCCACCGTGGAGAACGGCAAGGCGACGGCCGAGGCGCTGCGGCTCGTGGCGCAGGAGTGGGCGGCCGCGGGGCAACTCGCGAAGGACGCGTACGTGCTCCAGCAGCTCCGGCAGCTCGTCACGGCCGCGGCGGCGCGCGTGGCGCAGACGCAGATCGGTGAGGTCAACGTCGTGGCGGGCAACGACGTCGAGGCGTTCAGCGCGCTCGTCGCGGCGTACCCGGCCGCGGTCACGCGCGTGCTCCAGGAGACGGGGCGCGCGATGGGCCTCGACATTCAACAGATCCTCGGATCCCACGGGAGGGCTTCGTGA
- a CDS encoding NfeD family protein, which produces MGLVYLFSLVVGLGILVVQIASGGKGDADGDAGDAGEGGGKELAKDVSTKSLATTGASAGAGDVLAFFLSLRFWVFTLLGFGLSGSLLHFFALAGPILVFALAAGSGLSSGLFAQLVFRFVTQSSVSTSADVDHAEGSIGRVLVPVGKDKVGKIRIVLKGQSVDILARTDGDEIARGDHVLVEDVEGDVARVSRRPSELA; this is translated from the coding sequence ATGGGCCTCGTCTACCTCTTCTCCCTGGTCGTCGGTCTCGGCATCCTCGTCGTGCAGATCGCCTCGGGGGGCAAGGGCGACGCCGACGGCGATGCGGGCGACGCAGGCGAAGGTGGGGGCAAGGAGCTCGCGAAGGACGTCTCCACGAAGTCGCTCGCGACGACGGGCGCGAGCGCGGGGGCCGGCGATGTCCTCGCGTTTTTTCTCTCGCTCCGGTTCTGGGTCTTCACGCTGCTCGGCTTCGGCTTGTCGGGCTCGCTCCTGCACTTCTTCGCGCTGGCGGGGCCGATCCTGGTCTTCGCGCTCGCGGCGGGCTCCGGGCTCTCGTCGGGCCTCTTCGCGCAGCTCGTCTTCCGCTTCGTCACGCAATCCTCCGTGTCGACCTCGGCGGACGTCGACCACGCGGAGGGCAGCATCGGTCGCGTGCTCGTGCCCGTCGGCAAGGACAAGGTCGGCAAGATCCGCATCGTGCTGAAGGGCCAGAGCGTCGACATCCTCGCCCGGACCGATGGCGACGAGATCGCGCGTGGTGACCACGTCCTCGTCGAGGACGTCGAGGGCGACGTGGCGCGCGTGTCGCGCAGGCCCTCCGAGCTCGCTTGA
- the glnE gene encoding bifunctional [glutamate--ammonia ligase]-adenylyl-L-tyrosine phosphorylase/[glutamate--ammonia-ligase] adenylyltransferase gives MLRRSRLQALAQRIDRRRAEIYAARFAEQLEPGTVGFLLAVLLASAYPALAPALEASPEIVVTIAAEGHQAARDHAGLRARLKARIGDDGDAERVSRELRRFAREERIRVALRELLPPSLGGADVDVTSQEIAALAEVTIDAAVKDAITQLSARFGPPRLDSGAPARFVVLGMGKLGGGELNVGSDVDLVFFYDTDEGGCSLGGGEALPLHDFWTRVARRVTATLEDVTADGFVWRVDLRLRPEGRSGPLVNSLAAAERYYESFGRTWERAALVRARPIAGDLDFGDEVLAALEPFVWRRRVDPTIAVEMTKLVQRARTELSREPGRDLKLGPGGIREAEFFVQTLLLVWGGREARLRARGTLDGLRRLRAAGFVTDREAREVAEAYLALRRAEHAVQLATGQQTHVWPAEAESAGRLARALGFASAEAFEADLAKHLVRVESRFHSLLPDGAPAPSRWTEALAALDDADAAAFESAFRRVAEVSLPAATPEAPDALEAVERWGDVARDLFELSRRADAALGARSREAYPRLAEAVLDAVADAADPEQAARTLRRLFARLRHPGVYLRFLGDEPRLVRRLVEAIGGSAFLAEALVQHPEHGDRILFARGVPTPASVRVELDQALREAAAVDEEPDEQLVRALRQAKARVVIDVGLADLASELGPREVGYVLSELADVSLELSTRHALGTPPGEPVRGLSVLAVGTLGGCEIGYGSDLDVLFLFDPEKAPAGADPDAFFARSARRVIRLISILHPAGPGYELDTRLRPSGNQGLLVTSIDAFARYHAKGPDTPHVEAAAWERLALLRARAVAGDVELGARAIEIAHAAAYARPGDPARVAEELCRLRRRMEQELSQERRGRYDLKLGHGGLFELELCVQFLQMCSGADPGVRTTETSLAIEALAASGKLSPEQAEALRDGYSFLRKLGGRIRIVHANASHLLEESAPGLRPLARRMGIRDRPGEQAAGELLARYREVTARVRAVYEDVLGGS, from the coding sequence ATGCTCCGGCGCTCCCGGCTCCAGGCCCTCGCGCAGCGGATCGATCGCCGCCGGGCCGAGATCTACGCCGCGCGTTTCGCCGAGCAGCTCGAGCCCGGCACGGTCGGCTTCCTGCTCGCGGTGCTGCTCGCGAGCGCCTACCCCGCGCTCGCCCCCGCGCTCGAAGCGTCGCCCGAGATCGTGGTGACGATCGCGGCCGAAGGGCACCAGGCCGCGCGGGATCACGCAGGGCTCAGGGCGCGCCTCAAGGCGCGGATCGGCGACGACGGCGACGCGGAGCGGGTCTCGCGCGAGCTCCGGCGCTTCGCCCGCGAGGAGCGGATCCGCGTCGCGCTGCGCGAGCTCTTGCCGCCTTCGCTCGGCGGCGCCGACGTCGACGTCACCTCGCAGGAGATCGCGGCGCTCGCGGAGGTGACGATCGACGCGGCCGTGAAGGACGCGATCACGCAGCTCTCCGCGCGGTTCGGCCCTCCGCGCCTCGACAGCGGCGCGCCCGCGCGGTTCGTCGTGCTCGGGATGGGCAAGCTCGGCGGCGGCGAGCTCAACGTGGGATCCGACGTCGATCTCGTGTTCTTTTACGACACGGACGAGGGTGGGTGTTCGCTCGGCGGGGGCGAGGCGCTGCCGCTGCACGACTTCTGGACGCGGGTCGCGCGGCGCGTGACGGCGACGCTCGAGGACGTGACCGCCGATGGCTTCGTGTGGCGCGTGGACCTGCGCCTCCGGCCCGAGGGGCGCAGCGGGCCGCTCGTCAACTCGCTCGCCGCGGCCGAGCGGTACTACGAGTCGTTCGGGCGGACGTGGGAGCGCGCGGCGCTCGTGCGCGCGCGGCCCATCGCGGGCGACCTCGACTTCGGCGACGAGGTGCTCGCCGCGCTCGAGCCCTTCGTGTGGCGAAGGCGCGTCGATCCGACGATCGCCGTCGAGATGACGAAGCTCGTGCAGCGGGCGCGGACCGAGCTCTCACGCGAGCCGGGGCGGGATCTGAAGCTCGGCCCGGGCGGCATCCGCGAGGCGGAGTTCTTCGTGCAGACGCTCCTGCTCGTCTGGGGAGGCCGCGAGGCGCGCCTGCGCGCGCGGGGCACGCTCGACGGCCTGCGACGGCTGCGCGCGGCCGGGTTCGTGACGGATCGCGAGGCGCGTGAGGTCGCCGAGGCGTACCTCGCGCTCCGCCGCGCCGAGCACGCCGTGCAGCTCGCCACGGGCCAGCAGACGCACGTGTGGCCGGCGGAGGCCGAGTCTGCAGGCAGGCTCGCGCGGGCGCTCGGGTTCGCGTCGGCCGAGGCGTTCGAGGCCGACCTCGCGAAGCACCTCGTCCGCGTGGAGTCGCGTTTCCACTCGCTCCTGCCCGACGGCGCGCCCGCGCCTTCCCGCTGGACCGAGGCCCTCGCCGCGCTCGACGACGCCGACGCCGCGGCGTTCGAGAGCGCCTTCCGCCGCGTCGCGGAGGTCTCCTTGCCGGCCGCGACGCCGGAGGCGCCGGACGCGCTCGAAGCGGTGGAGCGGTGGGGCGACGTCGCGCGGGATCTCTTCGAGCTCTCGCGGCGGGCCGACGCGGCGCTCGGCGCGCGCAGCCGCGAGGCGTATCCGCGCCTCGCCGAGGCGGTCCTCGACGCCGTGGCCGACGCGGCCGATCCCGAGCAGGCCGCGCGCACGCTTCGCAGGCTCTTCGCGCGGCTTCGTCATCCCGGCGTGTACCTGCGTTTCCTCGGCGACGAGCCGCGCCTCGTGCGCAGGCTCGTCGAGGCGATCGGAGGCAGCGCCTTCCTCGCCGAGGCGCTCGTGCAGCACCCCGAGCACGGCGATCGCATCCTGTTCGCGCGTGGCGTCCCCACGCCCGCGTCCGTGCGCGTGGAGCTCGATCAGGCTCTGCGCGAGGCCGCCGCGGTGGACGAGGAGCCCGACGAGCAGCTCGTGCGCGCGCTGCGTCAGGCGAAGGCTCGTGTCGTCATCGACGTGGGGCTCGCGGACCTCGCCAGCGAGCTCGGCCCGCGCGAGGTCGGCTACGTGCTCTCGGAGCTCGCGGATGTTTCGCTCGAGCTCTCGACGCGGCACGCGCTCGGCACGCCCCCGGGCGAGCCCGTGCGAGGCCTCTCCGTGCTCGCCGTCGGCACGCTCGGGGGATGCGAGATCGGCTACGGCTCGGACCTCGACGTCCTCTTCCTCTTCGATCCGGAGAAGGCCCCTGCCGGCGCGGATCCCGACGCCTTCTTCGCCCGCTCGGCGCGCCGCGTGATCCGCCTCATCTCGATCCTGCACCCCGCCGGGCCCGGCTACGAGCTCGACACGCGCCTGCGGCCTTCGGGCAACCAGGGCTTGCTCGTCACGTCGATCGACGCCTTCGCGCGGTACCACGCGAAGGGGCCGGACACGCCACACGTCGAGGCCGCGGCCTGGGAGCGCCTCGCGCTCCTGCGGGCGCGCGCCGTGGCGGGTGACGTCGAGCTCGGGGCGCGGGCGATCGAGATCGCGCACGCGGCGGCTTATGCGAGGCCGGGGGATCCGGCGCGGGTCGCCGAGGAGCTCTGCCGGCTGCGGCGCCGCATGGAGCAGGAGCTCTCGCAGGAGCGGCGCGGTCGGTACGACTTGAAGCTCGGGCACGGCGGGCTCTTCGAGCTCGAGCTCTGCGTGCAGTTCCTCCAGATGTGCTCCGGCGCGGATCCGGGCGTACGCACGACGGAGACGTCGCTCGCGATCGAGGCGCTCGCGGCGTCGGGCAAGCTCTCGCCGGAGCAGGCTGAGGCGCTGCGGGACGGGTATTCGTTCCTGCGCAAGCTCGGCGGTCGTATCCGGATCGTGCACGCCAATGCCTCGCACCTGCTCGAAGAGAGCGCGCCGGGCCTCCGGCCGCTGGCGCGGCGGATGGGCATTCGTGACCGTCCGGGCGAGCAGGCCGCGGGGGAGCTGCTCGCGCGTTATCGCGAGGTTACGGCGCGCGTGCGGGCGGTGTACGAGGACGTGCTCGGCGGGAGTTGA
- a CDS encoding metallophosphoesterase family protein yields MRLLCLSDIHGRVDALSAVLAVAERRGYSKILVAGDLCFPGPEPLETWRRLTQMQAILVQGTGDRALATLDISKVVPKSPHERSRLERLSEVRTELGQLILARLGRLPTTHRMNLEDGSELLLVHGSPVDPFEPFCHDMTDEEMAALLGDDPADVIVCGGSHVPFDRMVQGVRIVNVGSVGEAPGGEGAGQGFSHADVTLLETSIAGVEVEQIAVPLGKAA; encoded by the coding sequence GTGCGTCTCCTCTGCCTGTCCGACATCCATGGACGCGTGGATGCGCTCTCCGCCGTACTCGCGGTGGCCGAGCGCCGCGGCTACTCCAAGATCCTCGTCGCCGGGGATCTATGCTTTCCCGGCCCCGAACCGCTCGAGACGTGGCGGAGGCTCACGCAGATGCAGGCCATCCTGGTCCAGGGCACGGGAGATCGTGCGCTCGCGACGCTCGACATCAGCAAGGTCGTGCCGAAGAGCCCCCACGAGCGCTCGCGGCTCGAGCGCCTCTCGGAGGTGCGCACCGAGCTCGGCCAGCTCATCCTCGCGCGCCTCGGCCGGCTCCCCACGACCCACCGCATGAACCTCGAGGACGGCAGCGAGCTGCTGCTCGTGCACGGATCGCCGGTGGATCCGTTCGAGCCGTTCTGCCACGACATGACGGACGAGGAGATGGCCGCCCTGCTCGGCGACGATCCTGCGGACGTGATCGTCTGCGGCGGCTCGCACGTGCCCTTCGACCGCATGGTCCAGGGTGTACGGATCGTGAACGTCGGCAGCGTCGGGGAGGCACCGGGGGGCGAGGGCGCGGGGCAAGGCTTTTCGCACGCCGACGTCACGCTGCTCGAGACGAGCATCGCCGGCGTCGAGGTCGAGCAGATCGCCGTGCCTCTGGGCAAGGCAGCTTGA
- a CDS encoding GGDEF domain-containing protein: MNSGPPDDDIEATRVAHVKELQDELRARSQRDRAYLIVLVGSNVGEMFEVEFPETVLGRGANATVRLNDDGISRRHARLVRAGNDVVLEDLNSSNGTSVNGENISQRILRDGDKIRLGSTTILKFTYHDHLDVSFQQQMIDAALRDGLTKAFNKRYFLSRLETEIAYAKRHRAPLSLVMFDVDHFKRVNDTYGHLAGDYVLTKISKLTMNTVRTEDVFARYGGEEFGVICRGVTLGNAGILGERLRSAVETERFEHEGTRMQITISVGVAAYPDLPVETPEQLIAAADEALYQAKRTGRNRVLLKHGTG; the protein is encoded by the coding sequence ATGAACAGCGGGCCGCCTGACGACGATATCGAAGCCACGCGGGTCGCCCACGTGAAGGAGCTCCAGGACGAGCTCAGGGCTCGATCGCAGCGTGATCGCGCCTATCTCATCGTGCTCGTCGGCTCGAACGTCGGCGAGATGTTCGAGGTCGAGTTTCCGGAGACCGTCCTGGGCCGCGGGGCGAACGCCACGGTGCGTCTGAACGACGACGGCATCTCGCGTCGGCACGCGCGGCTCGTCCGCGCCGGCAACGACGTGGTGCTCGAGGACCTCAACAGCTCGAACGGCACCTCGGTGAACGGCGAGAACATCAGCCAGCGCATCCTGCGCGACGGCGACAAGATCCGCCTGGGATCAACCACGATCCTGAAGTTCACCTACCACGACCACCTCGACGTCAGCTTCCAGCAGCAGATGATCGACGCGGCGCTGCGGGACGGGCTGACGAAGGCGTTCAACAAACGTTACTTCCTGAGCCGACTCGAGACCGAGATCGCCTACGCGAAGCGGCACCGCGCGCCGCTCTCGCTGGTGATGTTCGACGTCGACCACTTCAAGCGCGTGAACGACACGTACGGCCACCTCGCCGGCGACTACGTGCTCACGAAGATCTCGAAGCTGACGATGAACACGGTGCGCACCGAGGACGTCTTCGCGCGTTACGGCGGCGAAGAGTTCGGCGTGATCTGCCGCGGCGTGACGCTCGGCAACGCCGGCATCCTCGGCGAGCGGCTGCGATCCGCGGTGGAGACGGAGCGCTTCGAACACGAAGGGACGCGCATGCAGATCACGATCAGCGTCGGCGTCGCCGCGTACCCGGACCTGCCGGTCGAGACGCCCGAGCAGCTCATCGCCGCCGCCGACGAGGCGCTCTACCAGGCGAAGAGGACGGGCCGAAACCGCGTCCTGCTCAAGCACGGGACGGGCTGA
- the trpA gene encoding tryptophan synthase subunit alpha has translation MMHRIDQRFVELRREGRKALCVYLCVGDPSLEASGFLALEAIDAGADILELGVPFSDPTADGPTLARAAQRAIAAGATLERVLEVAARVRARSEAPLVLFTYYNPVFVAGEAKVARLAREAGVDALLVVDLPPEEAGPLRACAAAEGLGVVPLVSPTSHAARIEAIRRASTPLDGAPRAFVYSISMTGVTGASPSDLAAAARDAEGMRRSFDRPVLVGFGIDGGASARLAAGQASGGADGVVVGTALARRIEQAASGDEQRRAVCSFVGELRRALDEPA, from the coding sequence ATGATGCACCGGATCGATCAGCGCTTCGTCGAGCTCCGGCGCGAAGGCAGGAAGGCGCTCTGCGTCTACCTCTGCGTCGGCGATCCATCACTCGAAGCTTCGGGGTTCCTCGCGCTCGAGGCCATCGACGCGGGCGCCGACATCCTGGAGCTCGGCGTGCCGTTCAGTGATCCCACCGCCGACGGCCCGACGCTCGCGCGCGCGGCCCAGCGCGCCATCGCGGCGGGCGCGACGCTCGAGCGCGTGCTCGAGGTGGCGGCGCGCGTGCGAGCGCGCTCGGAGGCGCCGCTCGTGCTCTTCACGTACTACAACCCCGTCTTCGTCGCGGGGGAGGCGAAGGTCGCGCGGCTCGCGCGGGAGGCGGGCGTCGACGCGCTGCTCGTCGTGGATCTGCCTCCCGAGGAGGCAGGGCCGCTGCGGGCCTGTGCTGCCGCCGAGGGGCTCGGCGTCGTGCCGCTCGTCTCGCCGACGAGCCACGCGGCGCGCATCGAAGCGATCCGTCGCGCCTCGACGCCGCTCGACGGCGCGCCGCGCGCGTTCGTGTACTCGATCTCGATGACCGGCGTGACGGGGGCGAGCCCCTCGGATCTCGCCGCGGCCGCGCGCGACGCCGAGGGGATGCGTCGATCGTTCGACCGACCGGTGCTCGTGGGCTTCGGCATCGACGGCGGCGCGAGCGCGCGGCTCGCGGCGGGCCAGGCGTCGGGCGGCGCGGACGGCGTCGTCGTCGGCACGGCGCTCGCGCGGCGCATCGAGCAAGCCGCGAGTGGAGACGAGCAGCGGCGCGCCGTGTGTAGCTTCGTCGGCGAGCTCAGGCGAGCGCTCGACGAACCTGCCTGA
- the trpB gene encoding tryptophan synthase subunit beta, translating into MTAAGYFGPFGGRFVAETLVPALEELDHARQELLPSPAFQAELHELLRSYVGRPTPLTEAKRLARRIDPDGGAIAELLLKREDLCHTGAHKINNALGQLLLAKAMGKTRIIAETGAGQHGVATATAAALLGLPCEVYQGALDMERQAPNVARMRLLGARVVPVESGSRTLKDAMNEALRDWVTNVRTTYYCVGSAAGPHPYPTLVAELQRIIGDEARAACATRGALPDAVIACVGGGSNAIGIFKAFEGDAGVSLYGVEAAGHGLDTDRHAATLSRGRVGVLHGAKTYVLCDEAGQVEEAHSVSAGLDYPGVGPEHARLRDTGRATYVSATDEEALAAAREVARSEGIVVALETAHAFAAIGAIARREAEARGRPSRILVCLSGRGDKDLDTITAYVGGK; encoded by the coding sequence GTGACCGCGGCAGGATATTTCGGACCTTTTGGAGGGCGGTTCGTCGCCGAGACGCTCGTGCCCGCGCTCGAGGAGCTCGATCACGCGCGGCAGGAGCTCCTGCCCTCGCCAGCGTTCCAGGCGGAGCTCCACGAGCTCCTGCGGAGCTACGTCGGGCGCCCGACGCCCCTGACGGAGGCGAAGCGGCTCGCGCGGCGCATCGATCCGGACGGAGGTGCCATCGCCGAGCTCTTGCTCAAGCGCGAGGACCTCTGTCACACGGGGGCGCACAAGATCAACAATGCGCTCGGTCAGCTCTTGCTCGCGAAGGCGATGGGCAAGACGCGGATCATCGCGGAGACGGGCGCGGGGCAACACGGCGTCGCGACGGCGACGGCGGCGGCGCTGCTCGGCCTGCCGTGCGAGGTCTACCAGGGCGCGCTCGACATGGAACGGCAAGCGCCGAACGTCGCGCGCATGCGGCTGCTCGGCGCGCGCGTGGTACCGGTGGAGTCCGGGTCGCGGACCTTGAAGGACGCGATGAACGAGGCGCTGCGCGACTGGGTGACGAACGTACGCACGACGTACTACTGCGTCGGCAGCGCGGCAGGGCCGCACCCGTACCCCACGCTCGTCGCGGAGCTGCAGCGGATCATCGGCGACGAGGCGCGCGCTGCATGCGCCACGCGCGGGGCGCTGCCGGACGCCGTGATCGCGTGCGTGGGCGGTGGATCAAACGCGATCGGAATCTTCAAGGCGTTCGAGGGTGACGCGGGCGTGTCGCTCTACGGCGTGGAGGCCGCGGGCCACGGGCTCGACACGGACAGGCACGCGGCGACGCTGTCGCGCGGGCGGGTCGGCGTGCTCCACGGCGCGAAGACGTACGTGCTCTGCGATGAAGCGGGGCAGGTGGAGGAGGCGCACTCGGTGAGCGCGGGGCTCGATTATCCAGGCGTGGGGCCGGAGCACGCGCGCCTCCGCGACACGGGGCGCGCCACGTACGTCTCCGCGACGGACGAGGAGGCGCTCGCTGCGGCGCGCGAGGTGGCGCGCTCCGAGGGCATCGTGGTCGCGCTGGAGACGGCGCACGCGTTCGCCGCGATCGGGGCGATCGCGCGGCGCGAGGCCGAGGCGAGGGGGCGGCCTTCGCGGATCCTCGTGTGCCTCTCGGGCCGCGGCGACAAGGACCTGGACACGATCACGGCGTACGTCGGAGGGAAATGA